The following proteins come from a genomic window of Sorghum bicolor cultivar BTx623 chromosome 3, Sorghum_bicolor_NCBIv3, whole genome shotgun sequence:
- the LOC8077391 gene encoding probable gamma-secretase subunit PEN-2, whose amino-acid sequence MEARVAAGVPEDEESGLLPRPSATGRRPSSRGPRFPPPPAAWVTVDGPLGLPLEDAGGHARRFFLWGFACLPFLWAINCYYFWPVLRSPAASSPSAFASIRPHVVRSAIGFTIFSVVLITWATTFIVGGERLFGPVWNDLVMYNVADKLGITGFMG is encoded by the exons ATGGAGGCAAGGGTCGCAGCAGGAGTGCCCGAAGACGAAGAGTCCGGCCTCCTCCCCCGCCCGTCCGCCACCGGCCGCCGGCCTTCTTCCCGCGGCCCCCGCTTCCCGCCTCCACCGGCGGCCTGGGTGACGGTGGACGGCCCCCTCGGGCTGCCGCTGGAGGACGCGGGAGGACACGCCCGCCGCTTCTTCCTCTGGGGTTTCGCGTGCCTCCCCTTCCTCTGGGCCATCAACTGCTACTACTTCTGGCCCGTCCTCCGGTCGCCGGCCGCATCCTCGCCCTCCGCCTTCGCCTCCATCCGCCCCC ATGTTgtgcgatcggcaattggcTTCACCATCTTCTCTGTTGTTCTGATAACCTGGGCCACGACTTTCATTGTTGGAGGCGAGCGGTTATTTGGACCAGTGTGGAATGATCTAGTGATGTATAATGTTGCCGACAAGCTTGGCATCACTGGATTCATGGGATAG